One Xyrauchen texanus isolate HMW12.3.18 chromosome 44, RBS_HiC_50CHRs, whole genome shotgun sequence DNA segment encodes these proteins:
- the ewsr1a gene encoding EWS RNA-binding protein 1a — protein sequence MASAPDYSSYSQAGGQQGYSSYTAQPSQGYGQSTQQSYGQQQGYSSYTQPADSTYSQSTGSSSTYGQQAYGSSYGQQPPASGAYNATPATPQGYTQPVQGYGAASYDTSTAAASSTSSNPTSYTGQASYGAQSAYPGYGQQPAAATAAAAATAPPSSYGSGSQQPSGYEQSSYSQQPQQSSYTQQQQGGYGQQSSYSQQGGYQQAPSQQQQAPPSSYPPPSGSYGQAPASQYGQQGSTGSSYGQSDYKPPNQYGNYRQDNQNGMGGSGYSGPESRGYGGPGEGRGMGGGDRGRGRGGFDRGMMRGGGGMRGGMSRGGMGIAGDRGGFSKPGDSDMGRPEEQDDSENSTIYITGLTENATLEEMAEFFKHSGIIRINKRTGLHAINIYTDKDSGKPKGDATLSYEEPPSAKAAVEWFDGKDFQGKKLKVSMARRKPMMGMMRGGMPMRGDRGGMMGRGGMMGRGGMGRGGDRGGFMPRGGPRGMGRGGPTGANMQQRAGDWQCPNAGCGNQNFAWRMECNQCKAPRPEGFGPPPFPPPGGDRGRGGPGGMRGGRGMDRGGPGGFRGGRGGDRGGFRGGRGMDRGGFAGRGRGGPPMDDMGRRGRGMGPPGKMDMKGDHRQDRRERPY from the exons ATGGCGTCAGCTCCAG aTTACAGCAGTTACAGTCAGGCCGGAGGCCAGCAGGG CTACAGCTCCTACACGGCCCAGCCCTCGCAGGGTTATGGACAGAGCACCCAG CAGTCATACGGTCAACAGCAAGGCTACAGTTCATATACCCAACCGGCTGATTCAACCTACTCCCAGAGCACAGGCTCTTCAAGCACTTATGGCCAACAGGCCTATGGATCATCCTATGGACAACAGCCACCAGCCAGTG GTGCTTATAATGCCACTCCAGCAACACCACAGGGTTACACTCAGCCAGTGCAGGGATATGGAGCTGCCAGCTATGATACTTCCACAGCTGCTGCCTCTTCCACCAGCAGCAACCCAACCTCATATACTGGGCAGGCCAGCTACGGAGCTCAGTCTGCATATCCTGGATATGGCCAACAGCctgctgctgctactgctgctgctgctgctactgcacCACCCAG cagtTACGGTTCTGGCAGCCAGCAGCCCTCTGGATATGAGCAGAGCTCGTATTCTCAGCAGCCCCAGCAAAGCTCTTACACTCAGCAACAGCAGGGAGGCTATGGGCAGCAGAGCTCCTACAGCCAGCAGGGAGGATATCAACAAGCTCCTTCCCAGCAGCAACAGGCTCCACCTTCCAGCTACCCTCCACCTTCTGGATCCTATGGACAGGCCCCTGCTAGCCAGTATGGACAACAGGGCAGCACTGGAAGCAGCTATGGCCAGTCAGATTACAAACCACCCAATCAGTATG GTAATTACAGGCAGGACAATCAGAATGGCATGGGCGGAAGCGGCTACTCGGGCCCTGAATCCAGAGGATATGGGGGCCCTGGAGAGGGCCGTGGCATGGGAGGGGGGGACCGCGGGCGTGGCCGGGGTGGGTTTGACCGGGGGATGATGCGAGGAGGTGGTGGCATGCGAGGGGGCATGAGCCGAGGAGGAATGGG CATCGCTGGAGACAGAGGTGGCTTCAGTAAGCCTGGTG ACTCTGACATGG GACGGCCAGAGGAGCAAGATGACTCTGAAAATAGCACTATCTACATTACTGGGCTGACTGAGAATGCTACATTGGAGGAAATGGCTGAATTTTTCAAGCACAGTGGAATCATTAGG aTAAACAAACGAACAGGCCTGCATGCCATCAACATATACACTGATAAAGATTCGGGGAAACCTAAAGGTGATGCCACTCTATCCTATGAGGAGCCTCCATCTGCTAAGGCAGCAGTTGAGTGGTTTGATG GCAAAGATTTCCAGGGAAAGAAGCTGAAGGTGTCCATGGCTCGACGGAAGCCCATGATGGGCATGATGCGTGGGGGCATGCCAATGAGGGGGGATCGAGGTGGCATGATGGGACGAGGAG GAATGATGGGTCGTGGTGGTATGGGTAGAGGTGGTGATCGAGGAGGCTTCATGCCTCGTGGGGGTCCCAGAGGAATGGGCAGAGGTGGACCAACTGGAGCAAACATGCAGCAGAGGGCGGGTGACTGGCAGTGTCCAAATGC ggGATGTGGAAACCAGAACTTTGCTTGGAGGATGGAGTGTAACCAGTGCAAGGCACCCAGACCTGAAGGCTTTGGACCTCCTCCCTTCCCCCCTCCAG GGGGTGACCGTGGTCGTGGTGGACCAGGAGGGATGCGTGGAGGCCGTGGTATGGATCGTGGTGGACCCGGAGGCTTCCGTGGGGGTAGAGGTGGAGACCGTGGAGGCTTCAGAGGCGGCCGTGGCATGGACCGAGGTGGCTTTGCTGGAAGAGGTCGTGGAGGACCTCCTATGGATGACATGGGAAGAAGGGGGCGAGGAATGGGACCACCTGGCAAAATGGACATGAA gGGAGATCATCGTCAGGATCGGCGAGAGAGACCATATTAA